A region of the Penicillium psychrofluorescens genome assembly, chromosome: 6 genome:
AGTCAAGCATATCTCATGGTACGAACAGCATCACCAGAGTGCTTTGCAATGGGACATGGTCGACATTGACTCCGGAGAGCCCGCTTTCAATGGCTGGAGTCATGCTCGGTACGGGGAGGATGGCAAACTACCGTCTGTGTCTGATTTCTGGTAGACAGTGAAGGGGATACTATCATTTGTGATCAGCGCTGAGACTGCCTGATATGATGTGACACGTAATCCACGTGTAGATAGTTCctattttcttttcgtttcttcttccctttttcaAAGTGGAACTCCCGCCGTCCATAGCACTCTTAATTCGTCGTTTTGAGTTTATGGAGGATGTCGCTTTCTACGAATCTAGACCGAATCATAAGAATACCACCCTGTGATTCAGGACGTATATCAATTCACTGGGCAGCCCCGCACTTTTGGCAGGTCGTCGAACTAGATTATATGTCTCTTATATGGGTCGGAATGGATGTGATTGTGCTTGGCATGATAGCAATAGCCAAACAAGACACCACGCCCAGCAATCCCATGAGTACAGCAGTGATGAATGCTACATTTCATGGTTGCAAGCGGTCCGTGGATGTTCGGTGCCTTCGTCTAAAACGCAAGTAGAGACACTATTTTAGCCAATAaagccgatttcgagaatgACTATAGGAACATCACGTGATCCTCACAAGCGAACCTTCGTTGTTCAGTACTTGAAGAGATCTAGGGAGGAGTGGAAAGATGGGTTGTCAACGCGGAGACAGGTCTCCAAGCGCGGCGTAGCGCATGTCAGCAACGGGGCTCGTCTCAGTCCGAGCTACGAATCTACTTTTTGTTGCGAAACAAGTTGGAAGCAATTGCAAGTGACAGCCCATTCAAGGGATGTATTGTTATTTAAGGCGTAATAAATCTATTGTCAGGAAGTCCCCCCAAATTACATATTCAACTGCATCAGAATCCACCCCCCTGCGGGAAGTGGGTTCTCGAACCATGGAAAAAGTCGCCTAGCACGCAAGGCTGCATTAGATATGCCCAATTTGTCTGATCATAGCTCCCGAATGCAGCTCCATAGATATCAGTGACAGGGTCGAGAGGGGGCATCGTCAAGTTGTCATCAACGATCGTTTCGGCCTGATCCATTCTCCCTGATTCAAGTAGTCCACTCTCAGGCTGGTGTTGAAGACTTTCATTCTGTGCTGGCTGAGAGTCCTTTCGAGAGGCTTTCCTATGTGTAGTGAACTGTCGGTTCAAACTTACCAGACTAGGTGGCTCAATGGTCCTGCCAAGTTGAAGCTCAGCTTCCTCACGAGCGTCCCAAGCCCTGATTGTAGCGTGCATGAATCCAACATGTATGGGATTTCCGATGTTGCGAATAAAGTTTCTATGTTCATGGTTGTCGCAGATGGCTTTCCAGGCACGTTCACATAGTACGCCCGTAGTGCGTTCGCGTAACTCGCTGATGAGGAAGATGTAGCCCGGCAAGGGTCCTTGGGTCTGCATGTACCACAAGAAGCCGCGCAGGCTTTCAGTAGTATAGATCACATCGTCATACTCTAGCATCCTGATAGCAGCCAGGAAGAGAGCATCGCGTTCGTGATCGCTGAGGGTAGACGTGGGAATGCCTCGACACATGAACTCGACAACGCGAAGTTTGCAGAGGGCGCCTCGGGTTAACATCAATGTGAGGAGTTGAACTGGAATTTTCGGGTCGCAGTGCTTTAGGTAGACCGATTCTATGTAAGAACAATATCTATCCAGATCATGGGAGGACGGCCGGCGTCCTTCACCAATGCTAGTATCGGGACATGCCGCCGAGTTTGTGTGCTTTTGTGGGTTCTTGATAGTTGTCGAATTGGGTCGAATGCTGGTTGGATCAGCCGCGATAAGTAGTTCGATGCGAGTAAGACAGAATAGCATCTCTGTTGGGCCATTGTAGGGGTTTGGTGGCTCGTTAGAATGCAGATATAAATCTGCGTCATTTACGTTGAGCGGGAGCCGACAatctgatccagaagaagagagagcggTGATGGCAGAGCCCGTCATTTCGGCCATTCGTTTATCTAGTGCAGCCAGCTGCCACCAGAGTTTCCGTCGCTGCTCAGTCTCAAATGGTGAAAGGCCAAATTGAGCACCATCTCGATGCACGCCAATGCGAGTTGCCATGCGGATGGCAATTCCAATCAAACAGAACAGAGATCGAGGATCAATATTGCGACCAGCGCTGTGCTACGTACGGAGAGTAGTAAGTATGCGATAGGAATAAAGAAAGAGAAGGTAGGACTCACAAGGTACAAGAAATAGGCTTGTAGTACCATAAAGTCATTCGATCTCATAAAGCCTACATTGATCAATGCTTGCTGAGAAGCTTCACCGAACCGAGCGAGCATTGTAATTTTGGATTTGTCAAAGGTGGTttggatctcttcttccgtcAATGATTTCAGGGCGATGAGATAAATTGTGAACATTAACGCTTCAAGAGATTTAGAAACCTTGGACAAGTCGGCGATTGCTCCAACAATTTGAGGTTGCAAAGTAGGAACATGACTGATCTTCAGCAATGGATTTACGTTGCTAATATAGATTTGCCAGAGCTGAAAGATCTGAATCGCGGACGGGTGCAAATGGGTTATGCGTGTCGTGGAACCACCCACTCCAAAGGGAAATGAATCGTTGTCATTAATGAACATTTTGTCGAAAGCATGATGAATTGGAGGCGGGTCAGTtccttcatcatcagagTTTTGTAGCAAGTCATATGTCGTCCGATATTCGTCGTAATATGCAAACCACTTAGAGCGCCTGTGCAGACGTTAGTATAGCCGATGCGGAATGGTACAAGACACTGACCTCTGAATGCGTTCTCTCTGAGGGCCGTGATCTTGAGTACTGCTCTCTGGGGAAGACTTTGTTTCTCCGGCATCCGCGTCTACTTCAGCAGTCTCGTCACCGACATCGCCTACCGAATCAAACTCGATACCGTGTTGGGTCATGAGCGCTTCATACTTCTTTAGTCGTCCAATTAAGTTTCGCTCGTgtgttttccttttccttcgTTTTGCAGGTTGCGGTGCGACAACTTTGCACTCCACCTGGGCCCGAATACAATTAGAGCACGGCTTCTGCTGGTCACAGCGGACTTTGCGCTGTTGGCATAAGACACAAGAGTGGCCTCGCGTCAGACTCATAGTGGGATAGACTCGCGACCACGGAGAATTAGCGCCCAAGAATTATCATGGATCAGACTAGATACTGTGAGTGtttgggaggaggaggggggggcAGAATAATTATTTCGGTCCCGAGCGACGTTCATCGGTCCCGTCGTCATCCACTCCCGATACGCGCTAAACCCGATCTGTCCACGAGAAGTATCAGTTCGGGATAACATTGGGTTTTTCTTTAGCCCGGCGGGACCGAGAGCCTTCAGCCCTCCAGAGGTTGATTTTGAGCAGCTCTTCAGTACTTAAATAGCTCTATTCCGCCTGCAGCTTCCTAGACATCGCCGAATCGACATTTACTCTTTTTCTCATTTCTGTTCTATAACATCGCCCCTTAACAGATAGCAGTCTTTCTGATATTCTAATAAGATGAGCCTTGAAAATATGACTCGCTCTAACCCCCTCAGCGATCCACGAACCCAAGCCGGAAAACCAGAAGACCTCGACGCCCCTGACATCGAAAAGCAAGATATAGCCCACCCAGCTGGAAAATCAGGACCACCAGGAGGCCCACAAGGCAGCCACTATGCCCCGAAAACCCTCAAATTCTGGGTAATAATGGCCTGCAACTTTCTATCCCTCTTTATCGTGGCCCTCGATCGAACTATCGTCACGACAGCAATCCCCAAAATCACAGACGACTTCAACAGCCTCGGTGACATTGGCTGGTACGGCTCAGCATACATGCTCACAGGCGCAACCTCGCAGCTTTTATTCGGTCGAATTTATAAACTCTATAATATGAAATGGGTCTTTTTGACATCCATGGTTGTTTTTGAACTTGGGTCTGCTGTTTGTGGCGCTGCTCCGTCTTCGAGTGCGTTTATTGCTGGAAGGGCTATTGCGGGTTTTGCATCTGCGGGGATTTTCTCAGGATGCATGCTTAATATTATCCCTTTGGTCCCGCTTCATAAGAGACCTATGTTCCAGGCTATGTTTGGAGCTGTTTTTGGTCTTGCCTTTGTTATGGGTCCGCTTATTGGGGGTGGGTTTACTACTGGTGTTACTTGGAGGTATGTTGGGGATTGAACggttcttgtttcttgatTATTGGAGTTAAACACTGACAGCGGTTGGCAGATGGTGCTTTTACATTAATCTTCCTATCGGTGCAGCTACGtggatcttcatggccttgGTTTGGCATCCGGTGGAAGTGCATCGAGATTCCGTTCCTATTACAACGCATATCAAGCGTCTCGACCCGCTGGGTacttttttcttggttcCGGGACTCGCGTCCCTTCTGTTGGCTTTCCAATGGGGCGGTTCAGCGTACGCATGGAACAACGGCCGCATCATCGCTCTGTTCATTCTCTTTGGTGTTCTTATGATGGCTTTCGTTGCCGTTCAGATTCTCATGCCCGAGACAGCCACCATCCCCGTTAGAATAATCACCCAGAGAAGCATTCTCGCAGCTTCCATCTTCACGTTTTGCGGTTCcggagccatgatgatgcTTATTTATTACATGCCGATTTGGTGTAAGTATCCCCCTCGTCGGGTCATATCTGCTCATTGCTAATCGAAGTAGTTCAAACCGTCAAACTAGTCGACCCTTTTAGATCAGGGATCAACACTCTTCCTCTCGTCCTAAGCCTAGTCGTTGCAGGCtttgtcggcggcggcatcaCCAAAAAGTCGGGCTACTACGTCCCGGTAATGATCATCTGTCCATGCATCATGTCCGTCGGCCTAGGGCTCCTGTCAACCATAAAGTTAGATACCGACGCCTCACATTGGATCGCCTACCAATTTTTATGCGGCTTCGGTCTAGGAACTGGACTGCAGTCAGGCGGACTAGTCATGCAACGCATCCTCCCAATGACCGACGTCCCTGTCGGAATCGCCCTCTTATTCTTCGTACAACAATTTGGCGGTTCTGTCTTTACTACCGTGGGCCAGGCAATTCTGAGCAATGTTCTTGTTTCAAAACTCACTGGTATCCCTGGAATTGATCCGAGTTATATTCTTAATGAGGGTGCGACGAACTTGGCTTCGATTGTTGCGCCGGGAGACATGGTTGTTGTTCAGCTGGCTTATAATGCGGCATGTACAAGGATTTTCTTGGCCTCTTTGGGGCTAACTTTTGGAGCCTTTTTTAGTGCGCTTgggatggagtggaagagTATTAAGAAAGGAAAGAATGGCCAGGATGGACCCAGTGGAATTGGTGAGAACATGGAGAAAAAGATGGAGATGTCTAAGGAGTCGGATAAGAATAATTCCTAGAACGCAGGCTTAGTATGGTCTTCTCACGCCAGGATTTCGAAAGATAGAACAagcagatgtggatggatTGGGAGACTGAGAAACTGGGCCCACCCGGTATGTACAGTACAAGGACTAGATGTGAATTATGGATAAAGATGTAGAAATGTCAAAAAAAGTTAACGATACCATTCAGTCCTTTCCCACAAATGACCGTGGGGAACTGTGGAATTCTTTTCTAGAGATTAGG
Encoded here:
- a CDS encoding uncharacterized protein (ID:PFLUO_008513-T1.cds;~source:funannotate), encoding HSAGRNIDPRSLFCLIGIAIRMATRIGVHRDGAQFGLSPFETEQRRKLWWQLAALDKRMAEMTGSAITALSSSGSDCRLPLNVNDADLYLHSNEPPNPYNGPTEMLFCLTRIELLIAADPTSIRPNSTTIKNPQKHTNSAACPDTSIGEGRRPSSHDLDRYCSYIESVYLKHCDPKIPVQLLTLMLTRGALCKLRVVEFMCRGIPTSTLSDHERDALFLAAIRMLEYDDVIYTTESLRGFLWYMQTQGPLPGYIFLISELRERTTGVLCERAWKAICDNHEHRNFIRNIGNPIHVGFMHATIRAWDAREEAELQLGRTIEPPSLVSLNRQFTTHRKASRKDSQPAQNESLQHQPESGLLESGRMDQAETIVDDNLTMPPLDPVTDIYGAAFGSYDQTNWAYLMQPCVLGDFFHGSRTHFPQGGGF